A region from the Aulosira sp. FACHB-615 genome encodes:
- a CDS encoding WcaF family extracellular polysaccharide biosynthesis acetyltransferase, whose product MRLDNYTLGTYTPGAPLWKQVLWYFLGSALVQNRWFTASGLKVWLLRSFGAQIGQNVRIKPGARVKFPWRLTVGDHVWIGEDAWIDNLANVTIESHVCISQGVYLCTGNHDWSHPDFKLMTAPIHIQESSWIAAKSVIGPGVTVGKGAVLTLGGVTGRSLEAMTIYAGNPAQPIKQRKI is encoded by the coding sequence ATGCGGTTAGATAATTACACTCTTGGTACTTATACTCCTGGCGCACCTTTATGGAAACAAGTGTTGTGGTATTTCCTGGGTTCTGCGTTAGTGCAGAATCGGTGGTTTACTGCTTCAGGGTTAAAAGTGTGGTTACTCAGAAGTTTTGGAGCGCAAATTGGTCAGAATGTGCGGATTAAACCAGGAGCGCGGGTGAAGTTTCCCTGGCGATTAACTGTAGGTGATCATGTGTGGATTGGAGAAGATGCTTGGATTGATAATCTAGCAAATGTGACAATTGAAAGTCATGTATGTATATCTCAAGGGGTGTATCTATGCACTGGGAACCATGACTGGAGTCATCCCGATTTTAAATTAATGACTGCGCCAATTCACATTCAAGAAAGTAGTTGGATTGCTGCAAAATCAGTAATTGGCCCTGGAGTCACTGTTGGGAAGGGTGCGGTGTTGACTTTGGGTGGAGTTACAGGACGTTCTTTAGAAGCGATGACAATTTATGCCGGGAATCCTGCCCAACCTATTAAGCAGCGTAAGATTTAA